Proteins from a single region of Fundulus heteroclitus isolate FHET01 chromosome 12, MU-UCD_Fhet_4.1, whole genome shotgun sequence:
- the LOC105915268 gene encoding vesicle-associated membrane protein 8 — protein MDYDPERGEIEDAPEPKDKVQVLKDQVDGVKSIMTQNVDRILARGERLDDLMGKSEDLQAGAQNFKQTSHKVARSYWWKNVKLVVVIIVVVLIIILIIILLATGVIPVSAPVGPVVTPTTKPKP, from the exons ATGGACTATGATCCG GAGCGGGGAGAGATCGAGGACGCCCCGGAGCCGAAGGACAAGGTCCAGGTCCTGAAGGATCAGGTGGATGGCGTGAAAAGCATCATGACGCAGAACGTGGACCGCATCCTGGCGCGAGGCGAGAGGTTGGACGACCTCATGGGCAAGTCGGAGGATCTGCAAGCAGGG GCTCAGAACTTCAAGCAGACGTCTCACAAAGTGGCCCGTTCCTACTGGTGGAAGAACGTCAAGCTGGTGGTGGTCATCATCGTGGTCGTgctcatcatcatcctcatcatcatcctgCTGGCCACCGGCGTCATTCCTGTCAGCGCGCCTGTGGGTCCTGTAGTCACTCCCACCACCAAACCCAAACCCTGA